In Macrobrachium rosenbergii isolate ZJJX-2024 chromosome 16, ASM4041242v1, whole genome shotgun sequence, a single genomic region encodes these proteins:
- the LOC136847520 gene encoding uncharacterized protein, with amino-acid sequence MKAQLVSGANLSNTKTHLVSGANLSSMKTQLVSGTTSEVRRLSWYQETTSAVRKLSRYQELTSAAQKLGRFQEPTSVVRKLSQFRNEPQQYEESVGIKSQPQQYENSIGIRSQPQRYEDSVSIQSQPQQYKNSVGIRSQPQEFENSVSIRSQPQQYENAAVSGANLNSFKMQLRPTSLASKYSRYQEPTSARLKYSYREPASAASKCSWSHKLISAASKCSWSYKQPSAASKCSCIRRQPQQHQNATGLRRQPQQYDNTAGLRSHPQQHQNAVVSEANLSSIRMQAAGICR; translated from the exons ATGAAGGCTCAGTTGGTATCAGGAGCCAACCTCAGCAATACGAAGACTCATTTGGTATCAGGAGCCAACCTCAGCAGTATGAAGACTCAGTTGGTATCAGGAACAACCTCAGAAGTACGAAGACTCAGTTGGTATCAGGAGACAACCTCAGCAGTACGAAAACTCAGTCGGTATCAGGAACTAACCTCAGCAGCACAAAAACTCGGTAGGTTTCAGGAGCCAACCTCAGTAGTAAGAAAACTTAGTCAGTTCAGGAACGAACCTCAGCAGTACGAAGAGTCAGTCGGTATCAAGAGCCAACCTCAGCAGTACGAAAACTCGATAGGTATCAGGAGCCAACCTCAGCGGTACGAAGACTCAGTCAGTATCCAGAGCCAACCTCAGCAGTACAAAAACTCAGTCGGTATCAGGAGCCAGCCTCAGGAGTTCGAGAACTCAGTCAGTATTAGGAGCCAACCTCAGCAGTATGAAAATGCAGCAGTATCAGGAGCcaatctcaacagcttcaaaatGCAGCTT AGGCCAACCTCACTGGCATCAAAATACAGCCGGTATCAGGAACCAACCTCAGCAAGGTTAAAATACAGTTATCGGGAACCAGCCTCAGCAGCATCCAAATGCAGCTGGTCTCATAAGCTAATCTCAGCAGCCTCCAAATGCAGCTGGTCTTATAAGCAACCCTCAGCAGCATCAAAATGCAGCTGTATCAGGCGCCAACCTCAGCAGCATCAAAATGCAACGGGTCTCAGACGCCAACCTCAGCAGTACGACAACACAGCTGGTCTTAGGAGCCACCCTCAGCAGCATCAAAATGCAGTCGTATCAGAGGCCAACCTAAGCAGCATCAGAATGCAAGCAGCAGGTATCTGCAGGTGA